The following are encoded in a window of Callithrix jacchus isolate 240 chromosome 9, calJac240_pri, whole genome shotgun sequence genomic DNA:
- the LOC100396204 gene encoding taste receptor type 2 member 13 codes for MESVLQSIFTLVIIAEFIIGNLSNGFIVLINCTEWVSKRELSSVDQILIILAISRIGLIWEILISWFVVLHHPASLMDGTVLKTGIFSWTVSNHFSLWLATILSIFYLLKIASFSNPAFLYLKWRVNKVILMILLGTLVFLFLNLIQINIHIKEWLYRCERNTSWNFSMSDFATFSVSVKFTMTMFSLTPFTVALISFLLLIFSLRKHLQKMQLSYKGQRDPRTKAHINALKIVISFLLLYASFCLSMLISWISDLYQNKLVEMLCQTIGVFYPSCHSLLLILGNPKLRQASVSVAAKVWAKQ; via the coding sequence ATGGAAAGTGTCCTGCAGAGTATCTTCACTCTTGTAATAATTGCAGAATTCATAATTGGGAATTTGAGCAATGGATTCATAGTACTGATAAACTGCACTGAATGGGTCAGTAAAAGAGAGTTGTCCTCAGTTGATCAAATCCTCATTATCTTGGCAATCTCCAGAATTGGGCTGATCTGGGAAATATTAATAAGTTGGTTTGTAGTTCTGCATCATCCAGCCAGTCTTATGGATGGAACAGTTTTAAAAACTGGTATATTTAGCTGGACAGTTTCTAATCACTTCAGTCTCTGGCTTGCTACAATCCTCAGCATCTTTTATTTGCTCAAAATAGCCAGTTTCTCTAACCCTGCTTTTCTCTATTTGAAGTGGAGAGTAAACAAAGTGATTCTGATGATACTGCTAGGAACCTTggtcttcttatttttaaatctgataCAAATAAACATTCATATTAAAGAATGGCTGTATCGATGTGAAAGAAACACATCTTGGAATTTCAGTATGAGTGACTTTGCAACATTTTCAGTGTCGGTCAAATTCACTATGACTATGTTCAGTCTAACACCATTTACTGTGGCCCTCAtctcttttctcctgttaattttCTCCCTGCGGAAACATCTCCAGAAAATGCAGCTCAGTTACAAAGGGCAGAGAGACCCCAGGACCAAGGCCCACATAAATGCCTTGAAAAttgtgatctcattccttttactCTATGCCAGTTTCTGTCTATCTATGCTCATATCATGGATTTCTGACCTGTATCAGAACAAACTGGTTGAGATGCTTTGTCAGACAATTGGAGTTTTCTATCCTTCATGCCACTCCCTTCTTCTGATTCTAGGAAACCCCAAGTTAAGACAGGCCTCTGTTTCGGTGGCAGCTAAGGTATGGGCTAAACAATGA
- the LOC100395853 gene encoding taste receptor type 2 member 13-like: MESVLQSIFTVVNIAEFIIGNLSNGFIVLINCTEWVSKRQLSPVDQILIILAISRIGLLWEILVSRFVLLHHPATFVSGTGLRTIIFSWTVSNHFSLWLATILSIFYLLKIASFSSPAFLYLKWRVNKVILMILLGTLVFLFLNLLKINIHFKEWLYRCERNTSWNFSMSDFATFSVSVKFTMTMFSLTPFTVALISFLLLIFSLRKHLQKMQLSYKGQRDPRTKAHINALKIVISFLLLYASFCLSMLISWISDLNQNKLVEMLCQTIGVFYPSCHSLLLILGNPKLRQASVSVAAKVWAKQ, translated from the coding sequence ATGGAAAGTGTGCTGCAGAGTATCTTCACTGTTGTAAATATTGCAGAATTCATAATTGGGAATTTGAGCAATGGATTCATAGTACTGATAAACTGCACTGAATGGGTCAGTAAAAGACAGTTGTCCCCAGTTGATCAAATCCTCATTATCTTGGCAATCTCCAGAATTGGGCTGCTCTGGGAAATCTTAGTAAGTCGGTTTGTACTTCTGCATCATCCAGCTACATTTGTGAGTGGAACAGGATTAAGAACTATTATATTTAGCTGGACAGTTTCTAATCACTTCAGTCTCTGGCTTGCTACAATCCTCAGCATCTTTTATTTGCTCAAAATAGCCAGTTTCTCTAGCCCTGCTTTTCTCTATTTGAAGTGGAGAGTAAACAAAGTGATTCTGATGATACTGCTAGGAACCTTggtcttcttatttttaaatctgttaaaaataaacattcattttaaagaatGGCTGTATCGATGTGAAAGAAACACATCTTGGAATTTCAGTATGAGTGACTTTGCAACATTTTCAGTGTCGGTCAAATTCACTATGACTATGTTCAGTCTAACACCATTTACTGTGGCCCTCAtctcttttctcctgttaattttCTCCCTGCGGAAACATCTCCAGAAAATGCAGCTCAGTTACAAAGGACAGAGAGACCCCAGGACCAAGGCCCACATAAATGCCTTGAAAAttgtgatctcattccttttactCTATGCCAGTTTCTGTCTATCTATGCTCATATCATGGATTTCTGACCTGAATCAGAACAAACTGGTTGAGATGCTTTGTCAGACAATTGGAGTTTTCTATCCTTCATGCCACTCCCTTCTTCTGATTCTAGGAAACCCCAAGTTAAGACAGGCCTCTGTTTCGGTGGCAGCTAAGGTATGGGCTAAACAATGA